In Takifugu flavidus isolate HTHZ2018 chromosome 5, ASM371156v2, whole genome shotgun sequence, the following proteins share a genomic window:
- the fgf5 gene encoding fibroblast growth factor 5, with amino-acid sequence MNLPFYLLTVAHLVYAAAGAQRVSLERQLLEEGGVRSGRRTCRLYCRVGIGFHLQIHPDGKVNGSHEPNQLSVLELFAVSQGVIGIKGVSSNRFLAMNKRGRLHATEWFTDDCKFRERFQENSYNTYASVLHRNHRTGREWYVALNKRGKAKMGSSPRVKSQHVSTHFLPRISLHDRSERGFAITDRSKERRQSPPPPPPRPVAGRANIQAGPAPKRAQVKYWPKYRFG; translated from the exons ATGAACCTTCCTTTTTACCTTCTGACCGTCGCTCACTTGGTTTACGCCGCCGCGGGAGCGCAGCGCGTCTCTTTGGAACGCCAACttctggaggaggggggggtccgCTCGGGGCGCAGGACGTGCAGGCTCTACTGCAGGGTTGGCATCGGCTTCCACCTCCAGATTCACCCCGACGGCAAAGTGAACGGCAGCCATGAGCCCAACCAGCTGA gTGTCCTGGAGCTCTTTGCAGTTTCTCAGGGGGTCATCGGCATCAAAGGCGTCTCCAGTAACAGATTCCTGGCCATGAATAAAAGAGGACGGCTGCACGCCACC GAATGGTTCACCGACGACTGCAAGTTCAGGGAGCGTTTCCAGGAGAACAGCTACAACACGTACGCCTCGGTCCTCCACAGAAACCACCGCACTGGCCGCGAGTGGTATGTGGCCCTCAACAAGAGAGGGAAGGCCAAAATGGGCTCCAGTCCGCGGGTCAAATCTCAGCACGTCTCCACTCACTTCCTGCCCAGGATCAGCCTCCACGACAGGAGCGAGCGAGGCTTCGCCATCACAGACCGGAGCAAAGAGAGACGCCAaagcccgccgccgccgcctcccaGACCTGTAGCGGGGAGGGCTAACATCCAGGCGGGACCTGCGCCCAAACGCGCACAGGTCAAGTACTGGCCCAAGTACCGCTTTGGATAG